The following proteins are encoded in a genomic region of Acidobacteriota bacterium:
- a CDS encoding hemolysin family protein, with protein MGLLLFYVSIALGVSFYCSLLEAALLSASHARLTQARDSGSRGAAHFLRLKQHRLDDAITAILTLNTVAHTLGATLAGAQAAKVLGDAWVGVFSGILILLILVASEIIPKTLGAVYVVPLIPFVGWSLHLLALSMTPALFLSRMLTRLLVRGKSHATSRADVEAVLALATRAGAFSGEESTIFGNMLRFTEILVEDVMTPRTVTTMVPADNTIGDLLRSKVTEPFSRIPVYGEDQDDVLGYVLQRQVLKALAEGRSLDTPLSAFVREIEVVPETASAAQALRRFLERREPIALVVDEHGGVSGLVTLEDITETLLGVEIVDESDRVADLRQVATRLRDQRMSRLHPETPLHPPTPRTAEPTSE; from the coding sequence TTGGGGTTACTTCTCTTTTACGTCAGCATCGCCCTCGGTGTCTCCTTCTACTGCTCGTTGTTGGAGGCGGCGCTGCTTTCCGCCAGCCATGCTCGCCTGACCCAGGCCCGGGACTCCGGTAGCCGCGGCGCGGCCCACTTCCTGCGCCTCAAGCAGCATCGGCTGGACGACGCCATCACGGCGATCCTCACCCTCAACACCGTGGCCCACACCCTCGGCGCCACCCTCGCCGGCGCCCAGGCCGCCAAGGTGCTGGGAGATGCCTGGGTCGGCGTTTTCTCCGGCATCCTCATCCTGCTCATCCTGGTCGCCTCGGAGATCATCCCCAAGACCCTGGGTGCGGTGTACGTGGTTCCCCTCATCCCCTTCGTCGGCTGGTCCCTGCACCTGCTGGCGTTGTCCATGACCCCGGCCCTCTTCCTCTCCCGCATGCTCACCCGGCTGCTGGTGCGGGGCAAGAGCCACGCCACCTCCCGGGCCGACGTGGAAGCGGTCCTCGCCCTGGCCACTCGCGCCGGCGCCTTCTCCGGCGAGGAATCGACCATCTTCGGCAATATGCTGCGCTTCACCGAGATCCTGGTAGAGGACGTCATGACTCCGCGTACGGTCACCACCATGGTGCCCGCCGACAACACCATCGGCGATCTGCTGCGCTCGAAGGTGACGGAGCCCTTCAGCCGCATCCCGGTCTACGGCGAAGATCAGGACGACGTCCTCGGCTACGTGCTCCAACGGCAGGTACTCAAGGCCCTGGCGGAAGGCCGCAGCCTGGACACGCCCCTCTCCGCTTTCGTGCGCGAGATCGAGGTGGTGCCGGAAACCGCCTCCGCCGCTCAGGCTCTGCGCCGCTTCCTCGAACGCCGGGAACCCATCGCCCTGGTGGTGGACGAGCACGGCGGGGTCAGCGGGCTGGTGACCCTCGAGGACATCACCGAGACCCTGCTGGGGGTGGAGATCGTCGACGAGTCGGACCGGGTGGCCGATCTGCGCCAGGTCGCCACCCGGCTGCGGGATCAGCGCATGAGCCGCCTGCACCCCGAGACCCCGCTGCACCCGCCCACCCCCAGGACCGCGGAGCCCACCTCGGAGTAG
- a CDS encoding TSUP family transporter → MTDWQGLLILFVVGVVSGVINTVAGGGSFLTLPVLIFLGLPPSVANGTNRVGILIQNLGAVWGFHRYRTLPWRFALAMLVPAVVGAVVGTWLALVISDAAFQRALAILMVVISLFTLWDPRRLRSEGAPEGTPQSLPGRILFAVAFFVIGVYGGFVQAGTGFLILAATTLAGLDLVRGNALKAVVILAFTPLALALFAVNGKVVWSVGLALAAGNLLGAMLGVRWTVLKGHAWVKGVVTVAVIVFAIKLWFF, encoded by the coding sequence ATGACCGACTGGCAAGGCTTGCTCATCCTCTTCGTCGTCGGCGTGGTCTCCGGCGTCATCAACACGGTGGCCGGTGGGGGCTCGTTCCTCACCCTGCCGGTGCTCATCTTCCTCGGGCTGCCGCCGTCGGTGGCCAACGGCACCAATCGGGTGGGGATTCTGATCCAGAATCTCGGCGCCGTCTGGGGTTTCCACCGTTACCGAACTCTGCCCTGGCGCTTCGCCCTGGCGATGCTGGTGCCGGCGGTGGTGGGGGCGGTGGTGGGGACGTGGTTGGCGTTGGTGATCAGCGACGCGGCGTTTCAGCGGGCGCTGGCGATTCTCATGGTGGTGATCTCCCTCTTCACCCTGTGGGATCCTCGGCGCTTGCGCTCCGAGGGCGCTCCGGAGGGCACGCCTCAATCCCTTCCCGGACGCATCCTCTTCGCCGTCGCCTTCTTCGTCATCGGCGTCTACGGAGGCTTTGTGCAGGCGGGGACGGGCTTTTTGATCCTCGCCGCCACCACCCTGGCGGGTCTCGATCTGGTGCGGGGCAATGCCCTCAAGGCGGTGGTGATTCTCGCCTTCACCCCCCTGGCCCTGGCCCTCTTCGCCGTCAACGGCAAGGTGGTGTGGTCGGTGGGGTTGGCGCTGGCGGCGGGGAATCTGCTGGGGGCGATGCTGGGGGTGCGCTGGACGGTGCTCAAGGGGCACGCCTGGGTCAAGGGTGTGGTGACCGTCGCGGTGATCGTCTTTGCGATCAAGCTGTGGTTTTTCTAG
- a CDS encoding UvrD-helicase domain-containing protein, with translation MMRRAAATPDLVSELNPEQLAAVTHGEGPQLVIAGAGSGKTRVITYRIAWLIGEQEVDPARIVAVTFTNKAASEMRERVEMLVQRSPLRSFVGTFHRFALRLLRRYGERVGLRRDFAIADSSDQLKLVKKALEMEELSERSFPPRAVLSAISSAKNRLLDPQAFEARAEGFFQRKIVPVYRRYQHLLRQGSTVDFDDMILLAVRLLEDEGKLGERLRSQVDYLLVDEFQDTNHAQLRLVKALAGKNGNLTAVGDEDQGIYRWRGADLDNILGFEQEFPGATVRKLERNYRSTQTILDASGALVAHNRSRRGKQLWTEDGAGEDIQLYRAADEGDEARWLVTNFRRLQDDYPLAGMAILVRTNAQTRALEDELLRRGMPYELVGGTRFYDRAEIKDLVAYLRAIRNPQDELSLGRILNQPPRGIGKGTRDLLESRAQELRQPLWDVLQLQEFGNFPSRSARALSSFRDLMITLQKLAQQLPLPALLDQLLEATSYTDLYNSNDSDGQARLENIREFLSAAQDFTESYAYRGEDDDVLTAFLDRVALVSDTDSWKGREGVTLMTLHSAKGLEFPVVAVAGLEEGLLPHYNANKTAEDLEEERRLLYVGMTRARERLLLTTCRRRRIAGRYQDQQPSPFLAEIPEEHLDVTDSPSLFDRGVQRAQGVYDFFGRPTPRTSSDPSVEPVADDSGGSGLQRGSRVRHPTLGSGVVLEIDGEGDQMKISVFFQSSGKRKLIARYANLELL, from the coding sequence ATGATGCGCCGCGCCGCCGCCACCCCCGACCTCGTGAGCGAGCTCAACCCGGAGCAGCTGGCCGCCGTCACCCACGGCGAGGGCCCCCAGCTGGTGATCGCCGGCGCCGGCTCCGGTAAGACCCGGGTGATCACCTACCGCATCGCCTGGCTGATCGGCGAACAGGAGGTGGACCCGGCGCGCATCGTCGCCGTCACCTTCACCAACAAGGCAGCGTCGGAGATGCGCGAGCGGGTGGAGATGCTGGTCCAGCGCTCGCCCCTGCGCTCCTTCGTCGGCACCTTCCACCGCTTCGCCCTGCGCCTGCTGCGCCGCTACGGGGAGCGGGTGGGCCTGCGCCGGGACTTCGCCATCGCCGACTCCAGCGACCAACTCAAGCTGGTGAAGAAGGCTCTGGAGATGGAAGAGCTGTCCGAGCGTTCTTTCCCGCCGCGGGCGGTGCTGTCGGCCATCAGCAGCGCCAAGAACCGCCTCCTCGACCCCCAAGCCTTCGAGGCGCGAGCGGAAGGCTTCTTCCAACGCAAAATCGTCCCGGTCTACCGCCGTTACCAACACCTGCTGCGCCAGGGCTCCACCGTCGACTTCGACGACATGATCCTGTTGGCGGTGCGCCTGCTGGAAGACGAGGGCAAGCTGGGGGAGCGCTTGAGAAGCCAGGTGGACTATCTGCTGGTGGATGAGTTCCAGGACACCAACCACGCCCAGCTGCGGCTGGTCAAAGCGCTGGCCGGGAAGAACGGCAACCTCACCGCCGTCGGCGACGAGGACCAGGGCATTTACCGCTGGCGCGGCGCCGACCTGGACAACATCCTCGGCTTCGAGCAGGAATTCCCCGGCGCCACCGTGCGCAAGCTGGAGCGCAACTACCGCTCCACCCAGACCATTCTCGACGCCTCCGGCGCCCTGGTGGCCCACAACCGCAGCCGCCGCGGCAAGCAGCTGTGGACGGAGGACGGCGCCGGCGAGGACATCCAGCTCTACCGCGCCGCCGACGAGGGCGACGAGGCCCGCTGGCTGGTGACCAATTTCCGCCGCCTCCAGGACGACTACCCGCTGGCGGGGATGGCCATCCTGGTGCGCACCAACGCCCAGACCCGCGCCCTGGAGGACGAGCTGCTGCGCCGGGGCATGCCCTACGAGCTGGTGGGCGGCACCCGCTTCTACGACCGGGCGGAGATCAAAGACCTGGTGGCCTATCTGCGGGCGATCCGCAATCCCCAGGACGAGCTCTCCCTGGGGCGCATCCTGAACCAGCCTCCCCGGGGCATCGGCAAGGGCACCCGGGACCTGCTGGAAAGCCGCGCCCAGGAGCTTCGCCAGCCGCTCTGGGACGTGCTCCAGCTGCAGGAATTCGGCAACTTCCCCAGCCGTAGCGCCCGCGCCCTGTCGAGCTTCCGGGATCTGATGATCACGCTCCAGAAGCTAGCCCAGCAGCTACCCCTGCCGGCGCTCCTCGACCAGCTGCTGGAGGCCACCTCCTACACGGATCTCTACAACTCCAACGACTCCGACGGCCAGGCGCGGCTGGAGAATATCCGCGAGTTCCTCTCCGCCGCCCAAGACTTCACCGAGTCCTACGCCTACCGCGGGGAGGACGACGACGTCCTCACCGCCTTCCTCGACCGGGTGGCGCTGGTCAGCGACACGGACTCCTGGAAGGGCCGCGAGGGGGTGACCCTCATGACCCTGCACAGTGCCAAGGGCCTGGAGTTTCCGGTGGTGGCGGTGGCGGGATTGGAAGAGGGGCTGCTGCCCCACTACAACGCCAACAAGACCGCCGAGGATCTGGAAGAGGAGCGCCGCCTGCTCTATGTCGGCATGACCCGCGCCCGGGAGCGACTCCTCCTCACCACCTGCCGACGCCGGCGCATCGCCGGCCGCTACCAGGACCAGCAACCCTCACCATTCCTGGCGGAGATTCCCGAGGAGCACCTGGACGTCACCGACAGCCCCAGCCTCTTCGACCGCGGCGTCCAGCGGGCCCAGGGCGTCTACGACTTCTTTGGCCGCCCCACCCCGCGCACCAGCTCCGACCCTTCGGTGGAGCCCGTCGCCGACGACTCCGGCGGCTCCGGCCTGCAACGCGGCAGCCGCGTCCGCCACCCCACCCTGGGCTCCGGCGTGGTGCTGGAGATCGACGGCGAAGGCGACCAGATGAAGATCAGCGTCTTCTTCCAGAGCTCCGGCAAGCGCAAGCTCATCGCCCGCTATGCCAACCTCGAGCTGCTCTAA
- the glmS gene encoding glutamine--fructose-6-phosphate transaminase (isomerizing), protein MCGIVGYVGPREVVPLLIDGLRRLEYRGYDSAGVVAIGEDGFDFAKAEGKLERLVQKLETKAVNGRYGLGHTRWATHGVPSERNAHPMFDAQRRLAVIHNGIIENFLEIKQRLQKDGWEFHSDTDTEVVANLISSYLDGDLLAALRRAIAELEGMYAIAVVSTESAEDEVLAVRHGPPLVLGLGEGEQFLASDPAALLAYTRDVVFLENDDVARLSADGLEIWDGQGQLLEEQDRPRQRLNWDPIQAEKGGYKHFMLKEIHEQPQALQDTFAGRVDFELRRVDLEIPPEVVQGAKRLHLLACGTSWHSGLVGKFLVEELAQLPVEVDYGSEYRYRAPIVDEDVLAVGISQSGETADTLSAMEAARQRGARLVAVCNVLGSQATRISDGVVYTHAGPEIGVASTKAFTTQLVALYLLALYLRQAKGKEISAEDLAGLAHLPQAVSDVLALEPQLEELARHFSRAEDFLYLGRGINYPIALEGALKLKEISYIHAEGYPAGEMKHGPIALIDEDLPVVAIATGDRVVYDKVKSNIQEVKARDGVVIALTDRDPDELAGVADEVIPVPRVPRLLQPVVNVVPLQLLAYFIGVRRGADVDQPRNLAKSVTVE, encoded by the coding sequence ATGTGTGGAATCGTCGGCTACGTCGGACCTCGGGAGGTCGTCCCTCTGCTCATCGACGGCCTGCGCCGCCTGGAATACCGCGGCTACGACTCCGCCGGAGTGGTGGCCATCGGAGAAGACGGCTTCGACTTCGCCAAGGCGGAGGGCAAGCTCGAACGGCTGGTGCAAAAACTGGAGACGAAGGCCGTCAACGGCCGCTACGGCCTGGGGCACACCCGCTGGGCCACCCACGGCGTGCCCAGCGAACGCAACGCCCACCCCATGTTCGACGCCCAGCGCCGGCTGGCGGTGATCCACAACGGCATCATCGAGAACTTCCTGGAGATCAAGCAGCGGCTGCAGAAAGACGGCTGGGAGTTCCACTCGGACACCGACACGGAGGTGGTGGCCAACCTCATCTCCTCCTACCTGGACGGGGACCTGCTGGCGGCGCTCCGCCGGGCCATCGCCGAGCTGGAGGGCATGTACGCCATCGCCGTGGTGTCGACGGAGAGCGCCGAGGACGAGGTGCTGGCGGTACGCCACGGACCGCCGCTGGTGCTCGGCCTGGGGGAGGGCGAGCAATTCCTCGCCTCGGACCCTGCGGCCCTCCTCGCCTACACTCGCGACGTGGTCTTCCTGGAGAACGACGACGTGGCTCGGCTGAGCGCCGACGGCCTGGAGATCTGGGACGGCCAAGGGCAGCTACTGGAAGAACAGGACCGCCCCCGTCAACGGCTCAACTGGGATCCCATCCAGGCCGAGAAGGGCGGCTACAAGCACTTCATGCTCAAGGAGATCCACGAGCAGCCTCAGGCCCTTCAGGACACCTTCGCCGGCCGCGTGGACTTCGAGCTGCGGCGGGTGGACCTGGAGATTCCGCCGGAGGTGGTGCAGGGCGCCAAACGGCTCCACCTGCTGGCCTGCGGCACCTCCTGGCATTCCGGGCTGGTGGGCAAATTCCTGGTGGAGGAGCTGGCCCAGCTGCCGGTGGAGGTGGACTACGGCTCCGAATACCGCTACCGGGCCCCCATCGTCGACGAAGACGTGCTGGCGGTGGGCATCTCCCAGAGCGGCGAGACCGCCGACACCCTCTCCGCCATGGAAGCGGCGCGGCAGCGCGGCGCGCGACTGGTAGCGGTGTGCAACGTCCTGGGCAGCCAAGCCACCCGCATCAGCGACGGCGTCGTCTACACCCACGCCGGCCCGGAGATCGGTGTCGCCTCCACCAAGGCCTTCACCACCCAGCTGGTGGCTCTCTACCTCCTCGCCCTCTATCTGCGCCAGGCGAAGGGGAAGGAGATCTCCGCCGAGGACCTGGCGGGGCTGGCCCACCTGCCCCAGGCGGTCTCCGACGTGCTGGCGCTGGAGCCCCAGCTGGAGGAGCTGGCGCGGCACTTCTCCCGCGCCGAGGACTTCCTCTACCTCGGCCGCGGCATCAATTACCCCATCGCGCTGGAGGGCGCCCTCAAGCTCAAGGAGATCTCCTACATCCACGCCGAGGGCTATCCCGCCGGCGAGATGAAGCACGGCCCCATCGCCCTCATCGACGAGGACCTGCCGGTGGTCGCCATCGCCACCGGTGACCGGGTGGTCTACGACAAGGTGAAGAGCAATATCCAGGAGGTCAAGGCCCGGGACGGTGTGGTCATCGCCCTCACCGACCGCGATCCCGACGAGCTTGCCGGTGTCGCCGACGAGGTGATCCCGGTGCCGCGGGTGCCGCGACTCTTGCAGCCGGTGGTCAACGTGGTGCCGCTGCAGCTGCTGGCCTACTTCATCGGCGTGCGCCGCGGCGCCGACGTCGACCAGCCCCGCAACCTCGCCAAGAGCGTCACCGTCGAATGA
- the glmU gene encoding bifunctional UDP-N-acetylglucosamine diphosphorylase/glucosamine-1-phosphate N-acetyltransferase GlmU: MHSETRPLTAVILAAGKGTRMRSSLPKVLHPVAGRPMISWVLDAARAAGCQRLVVVVGHGADQLRAAVAADDVVCVLQEEQNGTGHALAQAAPEIDGESRLLVLSGDVPLVSAATLQRLAASPGWGSLAVADLDEPGRLGRVIPDASGGLARIVEAADANPEELAVKTVNAGLYALPAPEIFDYLDRLDTDNAQGELYLTDAVTAAAQGGEQVELVTLDDPAEAWGVNNRRQLAQVHRRMVERTVESLMDSGVTFLDPATATVEPGVKVGQDTVIHGGVTLLGQTTVGSGCELHQGAWMRDAEVADGVEIKPYSVLDGARVGADSRVGPFARLRPGADLGRGVGVGNFVEVKKSRLEDGVKAGHLAYLGDAQIGPEANIGAGVVTCNYDGEKKSVTHIGRGAFVGSDTMLVAPVSVGDGATTAAGSVITQDVPAGALGVGRQRQRNVEGWAERRHKTNSKKNGPKKNEES, encoded by the coding sequence ATGCACTCTGAAACCCGTCCCCTGACCGCCGTGATCCTGGCCGCCGGCAAGGGCACCCGCATGCGCTCGTCGCTACCCAAAGTCCTGCACCCGGTGGCCGGCCGGCCAATGATCTCCTGGGTCCTGGACGCCGCCCGCGCCGCCGGCTGCCAGCGCCTGGTAGTGGTGGTGGGCCACGGTGCCGACCAGTTGCGCGCCGCGGTGGCAGCGGACGACGTGGTCTGCGTGCTCCAGGAGGAACAGAACGGCACCGGCCACGCCCTCGCCCAGGCGGCGCCGGAGATCGACGGCGAGAGCCGGCTGCTAGTGCTCAGCGGTGACGTGCCCCTGGTTTCGGCGGCAACCCTCCAGCGGCTGGCGGCGAGCCCCGGTTGGGGCTCCCTGGCGGTGGCGGACCTTGACGAGCCGGGACGCCTGGGACGGGTGATCCCCGACGCCAGCGGCGGTCTGGCGCGCATCGTCGAGGCCGCCGACGCGAACCCCGAGGAGCTGGCGGTGAAAACCGTCAACGCCGGCCTCTACGCCCTGCCGGCGCCGGAGATTTTCGACTATTTGGACCGCCTGGATACGGACAACGCCCAGGGCGAGCTCTACCTCACCGACGCAGTGACCGCCGCCGCCCAGGGCGGTGAACAGGTCGAGCTGGTGACCCTGGACGACCCCGCCGAGGCCTGGGGCGTCAACAACCGGCGCCAGCTGGCCCAGGTTCATCGCCGGATGGTGGAACGAACGGTGGAGAGCCTGATGGACTCCGGCGTCACCTTCCTCGATCCCGCCACGGCGACGGTGGAGCCGGGGGTGAAGGTCGGCCAGGACACGGTGATCCACGGCGGTGTTACCCTCCTCGGCCAGACCACCGTCGGCAGCGGCTGCGAGCTGCACCAGGGTGCCTGGATGCGGGATGCGGAGGTGGCGGACGGCGTCGAGATCAAGCCCTACAGCGTTCTCGACGGCGCCCGGGTAGGCGCCGACAGCCGGGTCGGCCCCTTCGCCCGGTTGCGCCCGGGAGCGGACCTGGGCCGCGGCGTTGGCGTCGGCAACTTCGTCGAGGTCAAGAAGTCGCGGCTGGAGGACGGCGTCAAGGCCGGTCATCTGGCGTATTTGGGCGACGCCCAGATCGGCCCCGAGGCCAATATCGGCGCCGGCGTGGTGACCTGCAACTACGATGGCGAGAAGAAATCCGTCACCCACATCGGCCGCGGTGCCTTCGTCGGCAGCGACACCATGCTGGTGGCGCCGGTGTCGGTGGGCGACGGCGCTACCACCGCCGCCGGGTCGGTGATCACTCAGGACGTACCGGCGGGAGCGCTGGGGGTCGGCCGCCAGCGCCAGCGCAACGTCGAAGGCTGGGCGGAGCGGCGCCACAAGACCAACAGCAAGAAGAACGGCCCGAAGAAGAACGAGGAGAGCTAA
- a CDS encoding gluconeogenesis factor YvcK family protein → MPTTTPTSRRSARRASSKSSSSPPEDGLATEGHATDPQATDEPATGRLVAVGGGTGLAVVLRGLKHRVGEGSLRQLTAVVTVTDDGGSSGRLRRDFGVLPPGDIRNCIVALADDEDLLARLFQYRFPTGDGLSGHSFGNLFLTALTGITGDFYQAILTAESILSVRGRILPATLTDVRLRGWGCSGQVYEGEVAVGHSGERLETLELDPSAPAAFTPAARALREADLIALGPGSLYTSILPNLLIPGIREAIRDSPARVVLLLNLMTQPGETDDMSALDHLQAIERHAGEGLVDAVVVHDGELPPRRLREYAQTGAHPVSVEEEEIEARGVQVLPRDLLAEGPLLRHDPDKLSRAVLELMERANR, encoded by the coding sequence ATGCCTACCACGACCCCGACTTCGAGGCGGTCCGCAAGGAGAGCCAGCTCGAAGAGTTCTTCCAGCCCTCCTGAGGACGGCCTCGCCACGGAAGGGCACGCCACCGACCCCCAGGCCACCGACGAGCCCGCCACCGGCAGACTGGTGGCGGTGGGCGGCGGCACCGGCCTGGCGGTGGTCCTGCGGGGGCTCAAGCATCGGGTCGGCGAAGGCTCCCTGAGACAGCTGACAGCAGTGGTGACGGTCACCGACGACGGTGGCTCCTCGGGCCGGCTGCGCCGCGACTTCGGGGTTCTGCCGCCGGGGGACATCCGCAATTGCATCGTTGCTCTGGCGGACGATGAAGATCTGCTCGCGCGGCTCTTCCAATACCGTTTTCCCACCGGCGACGGCCTCTCGGGGCACTCCTTCGGCAACCTCTTCCTCACCGCCCTCACCGGCATCACCGGCGACTTTTACCAGGCCATCCTCACCGCCGAGTCGATTCTGTCGGTGCGGGGCCGCATCCTCCCCGCCACCCTCACCGACGTGCGGCTGCGGGGCTGGGGATGCTCCGGTCAGGTCTACGAAGGAGAGGTGGCGGTGGGACACTCCGGCGAACGGCTGGAGACCCTGGAGCTCGACCCGTCGGCGCCGGCGGCCTTCACCCCCGCCGCCCGGGCGCTGCGGGAAGCCGATCTCATCGCCCTGGGCCCCGGCTCCCTCTACACCTCGATCCTGCCGAATCTACTGATCCCGGGCATCCGCGAGGCGATTCGGGACAGTCCGGCGCGGGTGGTGCTGCTGCTCAATCTCATGACTCAGCCCGGCGAAACCGACGATATGAGCGCCCTCGACCATCTGCAAGCCATCGAACGCCATGCCGGCGAAGGGCTGGTGGACGCGGTGGTGGTCCACGACGGCGAGCTGCCGCCGCGGCGTCTGCGAGAATACGCCCAGACCGGGGCTCATCCGGTGAGTGTGGAAGAAGAGGAGATCGAGGCCCGGGGAGTCCAAGTCTTGCCACGAGATCTCCTTGCCGAAGGCCCATTGTTGCGCCACGATCCCGACAAGCTCAGCCGAGCGGTGCTCGAGCTGATGGAACGCGCCAACCGCTGA
- a CDS encoding GTPase domain-containing protein, translating to MAFINYASKEINCKIVYYGPGLGGKTTNLQFIYNKTSPDARGKMISLATEADRTLFFDFLPLDLGTIRGFTTRFHLYTVPGQVFYDASRKLILKGVDGVVFVADSQEPRMEANIESIRNLGVNLEENGFDLKTIPYALQFNKRDLPDVVSVDEMYRILNYKREPTFEGIATTGKGVFDTLKSVAKQILIELRKR from the coding sequence ATGGCGTTTATCAACTACGCCAGTAAGGAAATCAACTGCAAGATCGTCTACTACGGCCCCGGCCTCGGCGGCAAGACGACCAACCTGCAGTTCATCTACAACAAGACCTCCCCCGATGCTCGGGGGAAGATGATTTCCCTGGCCACGGAAGCAGATCGGACCCTCTTCTTCGACTTTCTGCCCTTGGATTTGGGCACCATCCGCGGATTCACCACCCGTTTTCACCTCTACACGGTGCCCGGCCAGGTGTTCTACGACGCCAGCCGCAAGCTGATCCTCAAGGGTGTCGATGGCGTGGTCTTCGTGGCCGATAGCCAGGAGCCACGGATGGAGGCCAACATCGAATCCATTCGCAATCTGGGCGTCAACCTGGAAGAGAACGGATTCGACCTCAAGACCATCCCCTACGCTCTCCAATTCAACAAACGAGACCTACCCGACGTCGTCTCGGTGGACGAGATGTACCGCATTCTCAACTACAAGCGCGAACCCACCTTCGAGGGCATCGCGACTACCGGCAAGGGGGTCTTCGACACTCTCAAGTCCGTCGCCAAGCAGATCCTCATCGAGCTGCGCAAGCGATAG
- a CDS encoding roadblock/LC7 domain-containing protein, which produces MSSEDFVLYEDEFQRLEEALKRLRQESNSKAVFLIDKNGQQIAAAGETDQFDTTSLASLTAGNVAATDGLAKLIGEREFSVLFHEGQQDHIHISIVAKRAILVVIFDDRSSLGLTRLRVRRANADLERIFESMAQKSSVGLAGSQEASPFSEITDEDIDALFSE; this is translated from the coding sequence ATGAGCTCCGAAGACTTCGTTCTCTACGAAGACGAGTTTCAGCGCCTCGAGGAGGCGCTAAAACGCCTTCGTCAAGAGTCCAACAGCAAAGCGGTGTTCCTGATCGACAAAAACGGTCAGCAGATCGCCGCCGCCGGCGAGACCGATCAGTTCGACACCACGTCGCTGGCCTCCCTCACCGCCGGCAACGTGGCTGCCACCGACGGACTGGCCAAGCTCATCGGTGAGCGAGAATTCTCGGTGCTCTTCCACGAGGGGCAGCAGGATCACATTCACATTTCCATCGTGGCCAAGCGGGCCATCCTGGTAGTCATCTTCGACGATCGTTCGTCGCTGGGCCTCACCCGCCTGCGGGTACGGCGAGCCAATGCGGATCTGGAGCGGATCTTCGAATCGATGGCGCAGAAGAGTAGCGTGGGGCTGGCGGGAAGCCAGGAAGCAAGTCCCTTCTCAGAGATTACGGACGAGGATATCGACGCCCTATTCAGCGAGTAG
- a CDS encoding Fe-S-containing protein: MAENRAMRKITPLHGFAFVLIFFIAILTLQFALGGGFGSHGHKRVSPAKDGTVRISVADLQPAEVKFFRFLNPANQEVDFFIGRDEEGALAVAFDANEICAKTKRGYRAEGAWVVCNKCDKSFRLAEVNAGGGGCKPVPLPFVERAGEVILTEGDILTGWRLFR; this comes from the coding sequence ATGGCCGAGAATAGAGCGATGCGCAAGATCACGCCGCTGCACGGCTTTGCCTTTGTCCTGATTTTCTTCATCGCGATCCTGACCCTCCAGTTTGCCCTCGGCGGCGGCTTTGGAAGTCACGGACACAAGCGGGTTTCCCCGGCCAAAGACGGTACGGTGCGAATCTCCGTCGCGGATTTGCAGCCCGCCGAGGTGAAGTTCTTCCGGTTCCTCAATCCCGCCAACCAGGAAGTGGACTTCTTCATCGGGCGTGACGAGGAGGGAGCGCTGGCGGTGGCCTTCGACGCCAACGAGATCTGCGCCAAGACCAAACGAGGCTATCGCGCCGAGGGTGCGTGGGTGGTGTGCAACAAATGCGACAAGTCTTTCCGTCTCGCCGAGGTCAACGCCGGCGGTGGCGGTTGCAAGCCGGTTCCTCTGCCTTTTGTCGAGCGTGCCGGCGAGGTGATTCTCACCGAAGGGGACATCCTGACCGGGTGGAGGCTCTTCCGTTGA